The following are encoded together in the Bos taurus isolate L1 Dominette 01449 registration number 42190680 breed Hereford chromosome 10, ARS-UCD2.0, whole genome shotgun sequence genome:
- the THOC3 gene encoding THO complex subunit 3, with the protein MAIPQASMGPSSLGQSGPGSMAPWCSVSSGPTRYVLGMQELFRGHSKTREFPAHSAKVHSVAWSCDGRRLASGSFDKTASVFLLEKDRLVKENNYRGHGDSVDQLCWHPSNPDLFVTASGDKTIRIWDVRTTKCIATVNTKGENINICWSPDGQTIAVGNKDDVVTFIDAKTHRSKAEEQFKFEVNEISWNNDNNMFFLTNGNGCINILSYPELKPVQSINAHPSNCICIKFDPMGKYFATGSADALVSLWDVDELVCVRCFSRLDWPVRTLSFSHDGKMLASASEDHFIDIAEVETGDKLWEVQCESPTFTVAWHPKRPLLAFACDDKDGKYDSSREAGTVKLFGLPNDS; encoded by the exons ATGGCGATTCCCCAGGCGTCCATGGGACCCTCATCGCTGGGCCAGAGCGGTCCCGGCTCGATGGCTCCCTGGTGCTCAGTGTCAAGCGGCCCGACGCGCTACGTGCTCGGGATGCAGGAGCTGTTCCGCGGCCACAGTAAGACGCGCGAGTTCCCGGCGCACAGCGCCAAGGTGCATTCCGTGGCCTGGAGCTGCGACGGACGTCGCCTGGCCTCGGGGTCCTTCGACAAGACGGCCAGCGTCTTCTTGCTGGAGAAGGACCGGTTG GTCAAAGAAAACAATTATAGGGGACATGGGGATAGCGTGGACCAGCTCTGTTGGCATCCAAGTAACCCTGATCTCTTTGTCACTGCGTCTGGAGACAAAACCATTCGCATCTGGGATGTGAGGACTACGAAATGCATTGCCACTGTGAACACTAAAG GAGAGAACATTAATATCTGCTGGAGTCCTGACGGGCAGACCATCGCTGTAGGCAACAAGGATGATGTGGTGACGTTCATTGACGCCAAGACACACCGCTCCAAAGCGGAGGAGCAGTTCAAGTTTGAGGTCAATGAAATCTCCTGGAACAATGACAATAACATGTTCTTCCTGACAAATGGCAACGGTTGTATCAACATACTCAG ctaCCCAGAGCTGAAGCCTGTGCAGTCCATCAACGCCCATCCTTCCAACTGTATCTGTATCAAGTTTGACCCCATGGGGAAGTACTTTGCAACAGGAAGTGCAGATGCTTTGGTCAGCCTTTGGGATGTAGATGAGTTAGTGTGTGTTCGATGCTTTTCCAG GCTGGATTGGCCTGTGAGGACCCTCAGTTTTAGCCATGATGGGAAAATGCTGGCATCAGCATCAGAAGATCACTTCATTGACATTGCTGAAGTAGAGACAG GAGACAAGCTGTGGGAGGTTCAATGTGAGTCCCCGACCTTCACCGTGGCTTGGCACCCCAAAAGGCCTCTGCTGGCGTTTGCCTGTGATGACAAAGATGGCAAATATGACAGCAGTCGGGAAGCTGGAACTGTGAAGCTGTTTGGGCTTCCCAATGATTCCTGA